From a single Planctellipticum variicoloris genomic region:
- a CDS encoding class I SAM-dependent methyltransferase encodes MLPRVLEPEVMESAEEAQDYDAMDHSQVNRMFVDDLQAAIQTLSLLSGGSYRVFDAGTGTALIPIELVGRGGSLSVVAADAADEMLQLARQNIARSGISQQITTALVDCKRIADANGAYDIVMSNSIIHHIPEPFAVLAELVRILRPGGLLFIRDLFRPATDGEVERLVALYAGGSNPHQQQLFRQSFHAALTVDEVRQLVAPLDIPGDAVRATSDRHWTLAWQKPEA; translated from the coding sequence ATGCTGCCCCGAGTTCTCGAACCCGAAGTCATGGAATCCGCCGAGGAGGCCCAGGACTACGACGCCATGGACCATTCCCAGGTCAACCGCATGTTTGTGGACGACCTGCAGGCGGCAATACAGACGCTAAGTCTTCTTTCTGGCGGCAGTTACCGCGTCTTCGACGCCGGCACGGGCACCGCCCTGATTCCGATCGAACTGGTCGGTCGCGGCGGCTCCCTTTCCGTCGTCGCCGCCGACGCCGCCGACGAAATGCTCCAGCTCGCGCGGCAGAACATCGCTCGCTCGGGGATTTCCCAACAGATCACCACCGCTCTCGTCGACTGCAAGAGGATCGCAGACGCCAATGGCGCTTACGACATCGTCATGTCCAACAGCATCATCCACCACATCCCGGAACCGTTCGCCGTCCTGGCCGAACTGGTCCGGATCCTGCGTCCCGGCGGGCTGCTTTTCATCCGGGATCTCTTTCGTCCGGCGACCGACGGCGAAGTCGAACGGCTGGTCGCCCTCTACGCCGGCGGCTCGAATCCCCATCAGCAGCAGCTCTTCCGGCAGTCTTTCCATGCGGCGTTGACCGTCGACGAAGTCCGGCAACTGGTCGCTCCCCTGGACATTCCCGGCGACGCAGTGCGGGCCACCAGCGACCGCCACTGGACGCTGGCCTGGCAGAAGCCCGAAGCGTGA
- a CDS encoding phosphoglycerate kinase, giving the protein MAKKTIADVDVKGKAVLMRCDFNVPLDDALQITDDRRITEALPSIKSVLDRGGRVILMSHLGRPEGKDPAADAKYSLKPVADRLQKLLGCPVHFASDTVGPDAQAKAKAVKDGEVLLLENVRFNKGEKKGDPDYAAVLASFGDVYCNDAFGTCHRTEGSMVAVPNAMTGKPKVCGFLVEKEIKFLSEAIANPGRPFVAIVGGAKVSDKINVIQNLLNICDKVLIGGAMAYTFVLAQGGKTGKSRVEPDKVDLAKELMASGAGKLELPVDTHCGDAFSPDCNKVVVKAGQIPDTFEGLDIGPETQKKYAEIVKSAKTVVWNGPMGVFEMPPFDAGTRAVANAIVESSSVSIIGGGDSAAAIQEFGLADKVTHVSTGGGASLEMLEGKKFVAVELLDDK; this is encoded by the coding sequence ATGGCCAAGAAGACAATCGCCGACGTCGACGTCAAAGGCAAAGCCGTCCTGATGCGCTGCGACTTCAACGTCCCGCTCGACGATGCGCTGCAGATCACCGACGACCGCCGGATCACCGAAGCGCTGCCGTCGATCAAGTCGGTCCTCGACCGCGGCGGCCGGGTGATCCTGATGAGTCACCTCGGTCGCCCCGAAGGAAAGGATCCCGCCGCCGACGCGAAGTACAGCCTCAAGCCGGTCGCCGACCGTCTGCAGAAGCTGCTCGGCTGCCCGGTCCACTTCGCCAGCGACACCGTCGGCCCGGACGCCCAGGCCAAGGCGAAAGCGGTCAAGGACGGCGAAGTCCTGCTGCTGGAAAACGTTCGCTTCAACAAGGGCGAGAAGAAGGGGGACCCGGACTACGCCGCAGTGCTGGCTTCGTTCGGCGATGTCTACTGCAACGACGCGTTCGGCACCTGCCACCGGACTGAGGGGAGCATGGTCGCCGTCCCGAATGCGATGACCGGCAAGCCCAAGGTCTGCGGGTTCCTGGTCGAGAAGGAAATCAAGTTCCTCTCCGAAGCGATTGCCAATCCCGGCCGGCCGTTCGTGGCGATTGTCGGCGGGGCCAAGGTCTCCGATAAGATCAACGTCATCCAGAACCTGCTCAACATTTGCGATAAGGTTCTCATCGGGGGTGCGATGGCCTACACCTTCGTCCTCGCCCAGGGAGGCAAGACGGGCAAGAGCCGGGTCGAGCCGGACAAGGTTGACCTGGCGAAGGAACTGATGGCGAGCGGAGCCGGCAAACTGGAGTTGCCCGTCGATACCCACTGCGGCGACGCTTTCAGCCCCGACTGCAACAAGGTCGTCGTCAAAGCGGGGCAGATTCCCGACACGTTCGAAGGCCTGGACATCGGCCCGGAGACGCAGAAGAAGTATGCCGAGATCGTGAAGTCGGCGAAGACGGTTGTCTGGAACGGCCCGATGGGGGTGTTCGAGATGCCGCCGTTCGACGCCGGGACGCGGGCGGTGGCGAACGCGATCGTCGAAAGCAGTTCCGTCAGCATCATCGGCGGCGGGGACAGCGCGGCGGCGATCCAGGAGTTCGGCCTCGCCGACAAGGTGACGCACGTCAGCACCGGCGGCGGCGCGAGCCTGGAGATGCTGGAAGGGAAGAAGTTCGTCGCGGTCGAGCTGCTCGACGACAAGTAA
- a CDS encoding sulfatase produces MLRPFFFALLCAATTSLSAADRPPNIFIAMADDWGWRHAGVYGDPVVRTPTFDRLAKEGVLFANAFVSSPSCTPSRGALLTGQYHWRLEENANLWSTLQTKFRTYPEILRDAGYATGHSRKAWGPGRLEAGGRKEDPTGPLFRNFGEFLKQRPEGKPFCYWFGSSDPHRPYVAGTGVKSGLDLGKIRVPGCFPDHETIRSDIADYYFEVERFDREVGEALEQLKAAGELDKTIIVMTGDHGMPFPRGKSNLYDLGTHVPLVIRWPGQFPAGTVVEDFVSTTDLAPTFLWTAGLQIPAEMTGRSLMAQLTPMQTGQKDPSRDHVIFGKERHVPSQERGNTAGYPGRAIRTRDFLYIRNFRPELWPNGIADGKASEKGNAFADCDDGPTKSFLVTHQHDPAITPFFDLAFAKRPAEELYDLKSDPEQLVNVADRPEFRTQRDRLWQQLESELKASQDPRVIGGAEKFDAYPYLGGRTGDPPNRKKKS; encoded by the coding sequence ATGCTCCGTCCCTTCTTTTTCGCTCTGCTCTGCGCCGCCACAACCAGTCTCTCCGCCGCCGACCGGCCCCCCAACATCTTCATCGCCATGGCCGATGACTGGGGCTGGCGGCATGCCGGCGTCTACGGCGATCCCGTCGTCCGCACGCCGACGTTCGACCGGCTGGCGAAAGAAGGCGTCCTGTTCGCCAACGCATTCGTCTCGTCCCCCTCCTGCACCCCCTCCCGTGGGGCGCTCCTGACCGGCCAGTACCACTGGCGACTGGAGGAGAACGCCAACCTCTGGAGCACCCTGCAGACCAAGTTCCGCACCTATCCCGAAATCCTCCGCGACGCCGGCTACGCCACCGGACACAGCCGGAAGGCCTGGGGGCCCGGCCGCCTCGAAGCCGGCGGCCGCAAAGAAGACCCCACCGGCCCCCTCTTCCGCAACTTCGGCGAATTCCTCAAACAGCGACCGGAGGGGAAACCCTTCTGCTACTGGTTCGGTTCCTCCGATCCCCATCGCCCCTACGTGGCGGGAACCGGCGTCAAGTCGGGCCTCGACCTCGGCAAGATTCGCGTGCCGGGCTGCTTTCCCGATCACGAAACCATCCGCAGCGACATCGCCGATTACTACTTCGAAGTCGAACGCTTCGACCGCGAAGTCGGCGAAGCCCTCGAACAGCTCAAAGCCGCCGGCGAGCTCGACAAGACCATCATCGTCATGACCGGCGATCACGGCATGCCGTTCCCCCGCGGCAAGAGCAACCTCTACGACCTGGGAACCCACGTGCCCCTCGTCATCCGCTGGCCGGGCCAGTTTCCGGCAGGCACAGTCGTCGAGGACTTCGTCAGCACGACCGATCTGGCCCCGACGTTTCTCTGGACCGCGGGTCTGCAGATTCCTGCGGAGATGACCGGCCGCAGCCTGATGGCCCAACTCACGCCAATGCAGACCGGCCAAAAGGATCCGAGCCGCGATCACGTGATCTTCGGCAAGGAACGGCACGTCCCGTCGCAGGAGCGGGGCAACACCGCCGGCTACCCCGGCCGGGCCATCCGCACCCGCGACTTCCTCTACATCCGCAACTTCCGCCCGGAGCTCTGGCCCAACGGCATTGCCGACGGGAAAGCCTCCGAAAAAGGAAACGCCTTCGCCGACTGCGACGACGGCCCGACCAAGAGCTTCCTCGTCACGCACCAGCACGACCCGGCGATCACGCCCTTCTTCGATCTGGCCTTCGCCAAACGCCCCGCCGAAGAGCTCTACGACCTCAAGTCGGATCCGGAGCAGCTCGTCAACGTCGCCGACCGCCCCGAGTTCCGCACCCAGCGCGATCGCCTCTGGCAGCAGCTCGAAAGCGAACTCAAAGCGTCGCAGGACCCGCGCGTCATCGGCGGCGCCGAGAAATTCGACGCCTACCCCTACCTGGGCGGACGCACCGGCGATCCCCCCAACCGCAAAAAGAAGTCGTAA
- a CDS encoding DUF1501 domain-containing protein, whose product MPADFAHARGHQLASAFSAFQPAPNDLFRAGSRRWFLQTGMAGLGGLSMAQLAAAKEASGAGSGRKKSVILFWLSGGPSHIDMWDPKPEAPAEIRGPWSAIPTKVPGLQLSEHLPLQASIADKLSFLRAVDCRASNHTPITFQAGNPLARRTDNGRDGDGWPSMGSVVSKFRGPNHPDMPAFVGLAPAWKADVYEAGQLGPAYAPVNGLDLVGKFGLPKGVQVDRLQDRESLRASFDRMRDDLDRSDVLNKLDRYNRQAFEMVLGGNVQRAFDMKDETDATRDEYGRNSIGEKAILARRLVEAGSTFVLVSGAWGYFDHHGDNVQWGGIVKGLTPLMPHVDRALFGLVNDLERRGLLDDTLVVMMGEFGRSPVINKEAGREHWTNVMSMVLAGGGLRHGQAVGSTDSRGYDIKEGLVRPQDLAATVFRHLEIDLQTHWISPQGRPTPIVVEGGRPIPELV is encoded by the coding sequence ATGCCCGCCGACTTCGCCCACGCCCGCGGTCACCAGCTCGCCTCCGCGTTCTCCGCCTTTCAGCCCGCCCCGAACGATCTGTTCCGCGCCGGCTCGCGCCGCTGGTTTCTCCAGACCGGCATGGCCGGCCTTGGCGGACTCTCCATGGCCCAGCTCGCCGCGGCGAAAGAGGCCTCCGGCGCCGGTTCCGGCCGGAAAAAATCGGTCATTCTGTTCTGGCTCTCCGGCGGTCCCAGCCACATCGATATGTGGGACCCCAAGCCCGAAGCTCCCGCCGAAATCCGCGGCCCCTGGTCCGCGATTCCCACCAAGGTCCCCGGACTCCAGCTCTCCGAGCATCTGCCGTTGCAGGCCTCGATCGCCGACAAGCTGTCGTTCCTGCGAGCCGTCGACTGCCGGGCCAGCAACCATACGCCGATCACCTTTCAGGCCGGTAACCCGCTGGCCCGCCGGACCGACAACGGCCGGGACGGCGACGGCTGGCCCTCGATGGGCTCCGTCGTTTCCAAGTTCCGCGGCCCCAACCACCCGGACATGCCGGCCTTCGTCGGTCTGGCCCCGGCCTGGAAGGCCGACGTCTACGAAGCCGGCCAGCTCGGCCCCGCCTACGCTCCCGTCAACGGCCTCGATCTCGTCGGCAAATTCGGCCTGCCCAAGGGCGTCCAGGTCGACCGGCTGCAGGATCGCGAATCGCTGCGGGCGTCCTTCGACCGCATGCGCGACGACCTCGATCGCAGCGACGTGCTGAACAAGCTCGACCGCTACAACCGCCAGGCCTTCGAAATGGTCCTGGGAGGGAACGTCCAGCGGGCTTTCGACATGAAGGACGAAACCGACGCCACCCGCGACGAATATGGCCGCAACAGCATCGGCGAGAAGGCGATCCTCGCCCGCCGGCTGGTGGAAGCGGGTTCGACGTTCGTGCTGGTCAGCGGCGCGTGGGGCTACTTCGATCATCACGGCGACAACGTCCAGTGGGGCGGCATCGTCAAGGGGCTCACGCCGCTGATGCCCCACGTCGACCGCGCGCTCTTCGGCCTGGTCAACGACCTCGAACGCCGGGGCCTGCTCGACGACACGCTCGTTGTGATGATGGGCGAGTTCGGCCGTTCGCCGGTGATCAACAAGGAAGCCGGACGCGAGCACTGGACCAACGTGATGTCGATGGTTCTGGCGGGCGGCGGCCTCCGGCACGGTCAGGCAGTCGGCAGCACCGACTCGCGCGGTTACGACATCAAGGAAGGCCTCGTCCGCCCGCAGGATCTCGCCGCAACGGTCTTCCGGCACCTGGAAATCGACCTGCAAACCCACTGGATCAGCCCACAGGGTCGCCCGACCCCCATCGTCGTCGAAGGCGGCCGCCCGATCCCAGAGCTGGTGTAA
- a CDS encoding ThuA domain-containing protein, which translates to MIRPFSFTLLLLLAASLPCGAADPIRVVVWDEQQPAQKQAYDNFLGNAIAKYLGLQPGIEVTSVRLDAPEQGLSAETLDSAQVLVWWGHVRNREVSAEKGREIVARIKAGRLSLIALHSAHWSTPFVEAMYERTRQDAARQFPAPAGGKVEFEYVAPPLAYTVPAQGSLKTPAYYATKRGGNVLHVRVDLPNCCFPDYRPDGKPSTIRLLRADHPVSQGLPATFVIPHTEMYNDPFHVPPADEALFEESWEAGETFRSGLVWNIGRGKVFYYRPGHETFDVYQQPESLKVVENAVRWLAAEQSAVRHSFFIAGPTFTGIIGEDGEPEWDSGRPAARDGFVLPNENVLIAWGDEVKEFTRGKEVIFAYKKSAENKEIGTVERLADGRTLMTELGPKPRLLEVDAAGKIVLEFPLQPETDNAHMQTRMARKLTSGNYLVPHLLAFQVKEYTPEGKVVSAFATDLPELGGRAAENWPFTAIRLVNGNTLVTLTHGNKVVELDATGKVVWKLTNDDLEGAPLADPCGAQRLPNGNTVIASYGTRGSVKVLEVTREKQVVWQYTGPHKAHEIQVLTTNGEPVAGPPLK; encoded by the coding sequence ATGATCCGTCCATTCTCGTTCACGCTGCTGCTGCTGCTCGCCGCCAGTCTGCCATGCGGGGCGGCCGATCCCATCCGAGTGGTTGTCTGGGACGAACAACAGCCGGCTCAGAAGCAGGCGTACGACAACTTCCTGGGCAACGCGATCGCGAAGTACCTCGGTCTGCAGCCGGGGATTGAGGTGACGTCGGTCCGGCTCGACGCCCCCGAGCAGGGGCTCTCCGCCGAAACGCTCGATTCGGCTCAGGTCCTCGTCTGGTGGGGGCATGTCCGGAATCGCGAAGTCTCCGCCGAGAAGGGTCGGGAGATCGTGGCGCGGATCAAGGCGGGGAGGCTGTCGCTGATCGCGCTGCACTCGGCTCACTGGTCGACGCCGTTCGTCGAGGCGATGTACGAACGGACGCGGCAGGATGCGGCCCGCCAGTTTCCCGCCCCCGCCGGCGGAAAGGTCGAGTTCGAATACGTCGCGCCGCCGCTGGCCTATACGGTTCCGGCGCAGGGTTCGCTGAAGACGCCGGCGTACTACGCGACGAAGCGGGGCGGCAACGTGCTGCACGTGCGGGTCGATCTGCCGAACTGCTGCTTCCCGGACTACCGCCCGGATGGCAAACCGAGCACGATCAGGTTGCTGAGGGCCGACCACCCGGTTTCGCAGGGACTGCCGGCGACATTCGTGATTCCGCACACCGAAATGTACAACGACCCGTTCCACGTTCCGCCCGCCGACGAGGCGCTGTTTGAAGAGTCGTGGGAAGCGGGCGAGACGTTTCGGAGCGGGCTGGTCTGGAACATCGGCCGGGGCAAAGTTTTCTATTATCGTCCGGGGCACGAGACGTTCGACGTCTATCAGCAGCCCGAATCGCTGAAGGTGGTCGAGAACGCCGTCCGGTGGCTGGCGGCCGAACAGTCCGCAGTGCGGCACTCGTTCTTCATCGCGGGGCCGACGTTCACGGGGATCATCGGGGAGGACGGCGAGCCGGAGTGGGACTCCGGCCGACCGGCGGCGCGGGATGGATTCGTGCTGCCAAACGAGAATGTGCTGATTGCCTGGGGCGACGAGGTCAAGGAGTTCACGCGCGGCAAGGAGGTCATCTTCGCCTACAAGAAGTCGGCGGAGAACAAGGAGATCGGGACGGTTGAGCGACTGGCGGACGGGCGGACGCTGATGACCGAACTGGGGCCGAAGCCCCGGCTGCTGGAGGTCGATGCGGCTGGCAAGATCGTGCTGGAGTTCCCGCTGCAGCCGGAGACTGACAACGCGCATATGCAGACGCGGATGGCCCGGAAGCTGACGAGCGGCAACTATCTCGTACCACACCTGCTGGCGTTCCAGGTCAAGGAGTACACGCCCGAGGGGAAAGTCGTCTCCGCCTTCGCGACCGATCTGCCTGAGCTTGGCGGCCGGGCTGCGGAGAACTGGCCCTTCACGGCGATCCGGCTGGTCAACGGAAATACGCTGGTCACGCTGACGCACGGCAACAAGGTGGTGGAACTGGATGCCACGGGCAAGGTGGTCTGGAAGCTGACCAACGACGATCTGGAGGGAGCGCCGCTCGCCGATCCGTGCGGCGCCCAGCGACTGCCGAACGGCAATACGGTGATTGCCAGTTACGGCACGCGCGGGTCTGTGAAGGTGCTGGAAGTGACCCGCGAGAAACAGGTGGTCTGGCAGTATACCGGACCGCACAAGGCCCACGAGATTCAGGTGCTGACGACGAACGGCGAGCCGGTGGCCGGGCCGCCGTTGAAGTAA
- a CDS encoding DUF1598 domain-containing protein, translated as MKRRLLKGFVCAMLCVATLPALAQTNNGGGNNSGGNSGGNNNNNNRSSSGIRIDAAGLMTAVLPSDSDAALDHRRRTALARKSEAGDWTKPSECRKVSLNRLEEAYTAAKKAGQALPTDLTQLAGLQQIDYLFVLPESRDLVIAGPAEGCVPDAIGRMVGVESGRPALNLEDFCVIWRTLATAPVVGCSIDPEPARLAQLQKFLAQNSTAATINVVEQRFQMMPAILGPQNVSVTGVPADSHAGAVLVEADWRMKRISLGLENHRVKGLRSHLDMLTTAGGNSMQRWYFVPLYDELVKSQDGMTFAFRGQRAQLVSQEELTDASGTRSEAPTTRLSTTAFAKQFTKRFPDLAARSPVFAELQNLVDWTLVASLIRRDGLAEKVGWSVEVFSDPLQSDYTHGAAPRTVASLVNAKRAGNTVIGLVGGGVSIGQKRLLDAGAWQAENGQRLDGQRTTAVEGARSAAHPWWWD; from the coding sequence ATGAAACGCCGCCTGTTGAAGGGATTTGTCTGCGCGATGCTGTGCGTCGCGACGTTGCCTGCCCTGGCGCAAACCAACAACGGCGGCGGCAATAACAGCGGCGGCAACTCGGGCGGCAATAATAACAATAATAACAGGAGCAGCTCCGGAATTCGGATCGATGCGGCGGGGTTAATGACCGCCGTGCTGCCGTCCGATTCCGACGCCGCTCTCGACCATCGACGTCGGACAGCCCTGGCCAGGAAGTCCGAGGCGGGCGACTGGACGAAGCCGAGTGAATGCCGCAAGGTGTCGCTCAATCGCCTCGAAGAAGCCTATACCGCCGCAAAAAAGGCCGGTCAGGCTTTGCCGACCGACCTGACCCAGTTGGCCGGTCTGCAGCAGATCGACTACCTGTTTGTTCTCCCGGAGAGCCGGGATCTGGTGATCGCCGGCCCGGCGGAAGGCTGCGTCCCGGATGCCATCGGGCGGATGGTCGGCGTTGAGTCGGGACGCCCGGCGCTCAATCTCGAAGACTTCTGCGTGATCTGGCGAACGCTGGCGACGGCGCCCGTCGTCGGCTGCTCCATCGACCCCGAACCGGCCCGCCTCGCTCAACTGCAGAAGTTCCTGGCGCAGAACAGCACCGCGGCGACCATCAACGTCGTCGAACAGCGTTTTCAGATGATGCCGGCGATTCTCGGTCCGCAAAATGTCAGCGTAACCGGGGTTCCCGCCGATTCGCACGCCGGCGCCGTTCTCGTCGAGGCCGACTGGCGGATGAAGCGCATCTCGCTGGGGCTCGAAAATCACCGTGTCAAAGGCCTGCGGAGTCATCTGGACATGCTGACGACCGCCGGCGGCAACAGCATGCAGCGCTGGTACTTCGTTCCGCTCTACGACGAGCTCGTGAAGAGCCAGGACGGAATGACGTTCGCCTTTCGCGGACAGCGCGCCCAGCTCGTTTCCCAGGAAGAACTGACCGACGCCAGCGGAACACGATCGGAGGCCCCGACGACGCGCCTTTCGACTACGGCCTTTGCGAAGCAGTTTACGAAGCGGTTCCCCGATCTGGCGGCCAGGTCGCCGGTCTTCGCAGAACTGCAGAATCTCGTCGACTGGACGCTGGTGGCTTCGCTGATCCGCCGGGACGGTCTGGCGGAGAAGGTCGGCTGGTCGGTTGAAGTCTTCAGCGATCCGCTTCAGAGCGACTACACCCACGGCGCCGCACCACGGACCGTCGCGTCCCTGGTCAACGCCAAACGCGCCGGCAATACGGTCATCGGTCTTGTCGGCGGCGGCGTTTCCATCGGACAGAAGCGGCTGCTCGACGCCGGCGCCTGGCAGGCCGAGAACGGACAGCGCCTGGACGGACAGCGGACCACGGCCGTCGAAGGAGCTCGCTCCGCAGCTCACCCCTGGTGGTGGGACTGA
- a CDS encoding NAD(P)/FAD-dependent oxidoreductase, whose product MSVRISNLRLPVEAPENVLPDRLAQKLGLRPEDFTRWRILKKSLDARSPVDLQWVYTTLVDLPEEVYGSSSLQSRLRGDVVAYQHPGFEDPAPGTAPLRERPVVVGSGPAGLLAGYYLALKGYRPLILERGMPVKERVPAVRAFDAGGEFERENNYLFGEGGAGCFSDGKLTCRLEGPDVEWTLERFVECGGRPSIIYENRPHLGSNKLPMICRNFRRKIEALGGEYRFGCCVERLDVRDGQMAGLMTSSGYIPATHVILGIGHSARDTYEMLHELGVPIVQKAFQLGVRIEQPQAQINHHKYGRPEYLQLLGAADYTLNARGPKDVFTFCMCAGGVIIPSISEPEMFCSNGMSNSRHDTPFANSGIVVTLEPNEFGSDHPLAGVYLQRKYEALAYKLAGASYYCPIQPAKDFVAGRSPDPKAKYECSYERGVRPLALDQFLPPVIAQAIRKGLPVMDQKLRGDFLKNAMLVGPEMRGSSPVRIDRDLANRQCQNIAGLYPVGEGAGYAGGIVSAAVDGLRSARVLVRDYAPSQT is encoded by the coding sequence ATGTCCGTTCGCATTTCGAACTTACGTCTTCCGGTAGAGGCTCCCGAAAACGTGCTGCCGGACCGGCTGGCGCAGAAGCTGGGACTGCGGCCCGAGGACTTCACGCGGTGGCGAATCCTCAAGAAGAGCCTCGACGCGCGGTCCCCCGTGGATCTGCAGTGGGTCTATACGACGCTGGTCGATCTGCCCGAAGAGGTGTATGGGTCGTCATCGCTGCAGAGCCGGCTGCGGGGCGACGTGGTGGCCTACCAGCATCCGGGGTTTGAGGACCCGGCTCCCGGAACGGCCCCGCTGCGCGAGCGGCCGGTGGTGGTGGGCTCGGGACCGGCGGGTTTGCTGGCGGGGTACTACCTGGCTCTCAAAGGCTACCGACCGCTGATCCTGGAACGGGGGATGCCGGTCAAGGAGCGCGTTCCCGCCGTGCGGGCTTTCGACGCGGGGGGGGAGTTCGAGCGCGAGAACAACTATCTGTTTGGGGAAGGGGGGGCCGGCTGCTTCAGCGACGGCAAGCTGACCTGCCGGCTGGAAGGGCCCGACGTCGAGTGGACGCTGGAACGCTTTGTCGAGTGCGGCGGCCGGCCGTCGATCATCTATGAGAACCGGCCGCACCTGGGGAGCAACAAGCTGCCGATGATCTGCCGGAATTTCCGGCGGAAGATTGAGGCTCTGGGGGGCGAGTATCGCTTCGGCTGCTGCGTCGAACGGCTCGACGTCCGGGACGGGCAGATGGCGGGGCTGATGACGTCGTCGGGGTACATTCCCGCGACGCATGTGATTCTGGGAATCGGCCACAGCGCCCGCGATACCTATGAGATGCTGCACGAACTGGGCGTGCCGATCGTGCAGAAGGCGTTTCAGCTCGGGGTGCGGATCGAGCAGCCGCAGGCGCAGATCAATCATCACAAGTACGGCCGTCCCGAATACCTGCAACTGCTGGGGGCGGCCGACTACACCCTGAACGCCCGCGGGCCGAAGGATGTTTTCACGTTCTGCATGTGCGCGGGGGGGGTGATCATTCCCAGCATTTCGGAGCCGGAGATGTTCTGCTCGAACGGCATGAGCAACTCCCGGCACGATACGCCGTTTGCGAACAGCGGCATCGTGGTGACGCTGGAGCCCAACGAATTCGGCAGCGATCATCCGCTGGCGGGGGTTTACTTGCAGCGGAAGTACGAGGCCCTGGCCTACAAGCTGGCGGGGGCGAGCTACTACTGTCCGATCCAGCCGGCGAAGGACTTTGTCGCCGGGCGGTCGCCGGATCCGAAGGCGAAGTACGAGTGCTCGTACGAACGGGGTGTCCGGCCGCTGGCTCTCGACCAGTTTCTGCCGCCGGTGATCGCTCAGGCGATCCGCAAGGGGCTGCCGGTGATGGACCAGAAGCTCCGCGGCGACTTTCTCAAGAATGCGATGCTGGTCGGCCCCGAGATGCGGGGGAGTTCGCCGGTCAGGATCGATCGCGACCTGGCGAACCGGCAGTGTCAGAACATTGCGGGGCTGTACCCGGTCGGCGAGGGGGCCGGCTACGCGGGGGGGATCGTGAGTGCGGCCGTCGACGGTCTGCGCAGCGCCCGCGTGCTGGTGCGGGACTATGCGCCGTCGCAAACCTGA
- a CDS encoding alpha/beta hydrolase family protein, producing MRLPRVLVATVCLLTLSGMATADEPRVEDVAFKAECDGSEQRYVQIVPAKFDENATHDVLIALHGHGSDRWQFAKDGRDECRAARDVAARHGMLYISPDYRAKTSWMGPKAEADLVQILGDLKRQLRIGRVFVCGGSMGGTSALAFAALHPELVSGVAAMNGTANLLEYQQFPEAIAESYGGTKAEVPEQYKQRSAEYWPERLTMPIAVTTGGKDTLVPPDSVLRLANVLKLLGREPLVIHRPEGGHSTNYEDGVAILEYVIRAAE from the coding sequence ATGCGTCTGCCAAGGGTCCTGGTCGCGACGGTCTGCCTGTTGACGTTGTCCGGGATGGCGACGGCGGATGAACCTCGCGTCGAAGACGTCGCCTTCAAGGCCGAGTGCGACGGCTCCGAACAGCGGTACGTGCAGATCGTGCCGGCGAAGTTTGACGAGAACGCGACGCACGACGTTTTGATTGCGCTGCACGGGCACGGGTCGGATCGCTGGCAGTTCGCGAAGGACGGCCGGGACGAGTGCCGGGCCGCCCGCGACGTCGCCGCCCGGCATGGCATGCTTTACATCTCCCCCGATTACCGGGCGAAGACGTCGTGGATGGGGCCGAAGGCGGAAGCCGACCTCGTGCAGATCCTCGGCGACCTGAAACGGCAGCTCAGGATCGGCAGGGTGTTTGTGTGCGGCGGATCGATGGGAGGGACGTCAGCCCTGGCGTTTGCGGCGCTGCATCCGGAACTGGTGAGCGGGGTCGCCGCGATGAACGGGACGGCGAATCTGCTGGAGTATCAGCAGTTTCCGGAGGCGATTGCGGAGTCGTACGGCGGCACGAAGGCCGAGGTGCCGGAGCAGTACAAGCAGCGGAGCGCCGAATACTGGCCCGAACGGCTGACAATGCCGATCGCCGTCACGACCGGCGGCAAAGACACGCTCGTCCCGCCGGACAGCGTGCTGCGGCTGGCGAACGTGCTGAAGCTGCTGGGGCGGGAGCCGCTGGTGATTCATCGTCCCGAGGGGGGACACTCGACGAACTATGAGGACGGCGTGGCGATTCTGGAATACGTGATCCGGGCGGCGGAGTGA
- a CDS encoding DUF4256 domain-containing protein, translating to MKAQERKALLQTLQERFEQNMQRHKGTAWADVLARLEQNPGALKSLREMELTGGEPDVIAHDPETDQFIVCDCSPESPAGRRSICYDRAALDSRKEHKPQGSAVELAAAMGVDLLTEDQYRELQQLGEFDAKTSSWIRTPADIRSLGGALFCDRRFGKVFVYHNGAQSYYAARGFRGLVRV from the coding sequence ATGAAGGCCCAGGAACGCAAAGCCCTGCTCCAGACGCTGCAGGAACGCTTCGAGCAGAACATGCAGAGACACAAAGGAACGGCCTGGGCCGACGTGCTGGCCCGGCTGGAGCAGAATCCCGGCGCGCTCAAGTCGCTTCGCGAAATGGAGCTGACCGGCGGCGAACCGGACGTGATTGCTCACGACCCGGAGACGGACCAATTCATCGTCTGTGATTGCTCGCCGGAGAGCCCGGCGGGGCGCAGAAGCATCTGCTACGACCGCGCGGCGCTCGACTCGCGGAAGGAGCACAAGCCGCAGGGGAGCGCCGTCGAACTGGCGGCCGCGATGGGCGTCGACCTGCTGACCGAAGACCAGTACCGCGAGCTGCAGCAGCTCGGCGAATTCGATGCGAAGACGTCGAGCTGGATCAGAACGCCGGCAGACATCCGCTCTCTCGGCGGTGCCCTCTTTTGCGACCGGCGCTTCGGCAAGGTCTTCGTGTATCACAACGGCGCGCAGTCCTACTACGCGGCCAGAGGCTTTCGGGGTTTGGTTCGGGTCTGA